The proteins below are encoded in one region of Sphingobium yanoikuyae:
- a CDS encoding TonB-dependent receptor, translated as MIAFVQASSARKWLSAASTLACAIACVSAAQAQAQSGQGDAAVAPDQGQAGAAAQESDIIVTGFRQSLGAAINLKRQSVSSVDAIVAEDIAKFPDQNLAESLQRIPGISIQRDGGEGRAITVRGLGAQFTRVRVNGLETVATSTDGASSNRDRSFDFNVFASELFSSLVVHKTAEASLDEGSLGAVVDLNTGNPLGGKEGLTLVGSATASYNDLAKNWGPRLAGIASWKSADGRFGVALSAAYSTLDTKELGNNSVRWAQARFDNVDGTPCFTQPNSGGTYVKSAACDAAALSFHPRIPRYGEVRHDRERLGLTGSIQFAPTDATKISIDGLYSRFKETREEKWGEVLLRSNERSINVVNPVYDDNGNMISATLNDAWVRTEHYLRKSSTEFYQVGGTWDQDVTDKFRFTLLGGLSKSNADIPVETTVVFDDRDAQGYSYDYSDMKHPKLTFGTSVTDPANFQLAEIRDRPSNTTNRFKTAQLRTEWDAAEGLTVKVGSMWRRFDFKTVGYQRDTAVCGNGGKDLVLGTITCSPTSLFGPSAVYGFQATPELSELFTLGKAGQPSGTTTQWLIPNLDAATAYTKLYDRALALDVGNNRSVREEVTGGYFQFDAKGDLFGLEYALNAGMRYAKTDQRSTGLNGGIPVTIKRSYEDWLPAANLALFPTDKLVIRAAVADVMTRPTLGSLTPGGSADGFQYRVSYGNPYLNPYRATAYDLAVEWYFAPQSLFSVALFKKDVQSFPVAATISNATFAETGLPASVLVSSSPAALNPALQAEPIWTIATTVNGTGASLKGAEIALQLPFTFLPGIFKHFGILANATFIDSNATYNVSGPAVVPGGGLVNVARENTLFGVSKRAYNGTLYYDDNRFSARVSASYRGPYSDQNSGTGNVFEGYNSTVNVDASVRYKATDWLEFTLDGINLTDEYRGRYTDLDANRNYEYNHFGRTFQFGARVKM; from the coding sequence ATGATTGCGTTCGTACAGGCTTCGTCCGCCCGGAAATGGCTGTCCGCAGCCTCGACCCTGGCATGCGCCATCGCCTGCGTTTCCGCCGCTCAGGCACAGGCTCAGTCTGGGCAGGGCGATGCCGCGGTTGCGCCGGATCAGGGGCAGGCGGGTGCCGCAGCCCAGGAATCCGACATCATCGTCACCGGTTTCCGCCAGTCGCTGGGCGCGGCGATCAACCTCAAGCGCCAGTCGGTCAGTTCGGTCGATGCGATCGTGGCGGAGGATATCGCCAAGTTCCCCGACCAGAATCTCGCCGAATCCCTGCAGCGCATCCCCGGCATCTCGATCCAGCGTGACGGCGGCGAAGGGCGCGCGATCACCGTGCGCGGCCTGGGCGCGCAGTTCACCCGCGTGCGCGTCAACGGGCTGGAAACGGTCGCCACCTCGACCGATGGTGCCAGCTCGAACCGCGATCGCTCCTTCGATTTCAACGTCTTCGCGTCCGAGCTGTTCAGTTCGCTGGTCGTTCACAAGACCGCCGAAGCCTCGCTGGACGAAGGCTCGCTCGGCGCCGTGGTCGATCTCAACACCGGCAATCCGCTCGGTGGCAAGGAAGGGCTGACCCTCGTCGGGTCGGCGACCGCCTCCTATAATGACTTGGCGAAGAATTGGGGACCGCGCCTGGCCGGCATCGCGTCCTGGAAATCGGCCGACGGCCGCTTCGGCGTCGCCCTGTCGGCGGCCTATTCGACGCTCGATACCAAGGAACTGGGCAATAACAGCGTGCGCTGGGCCCAGGCCCGCTTCGACAATGTCGATGGCACTCCCTGCTTCACCCAGCCCAATTCGGGCGGCACCTATGTCAAGAGCGCGGCCTGCGATGCGGCGGCCCTGTCCTTCCACCCGCGCATCCCGCGCTATGGCGAGGTGCGTCATGATCGCGAGCGGCTGGGCCTGACCGGATCGATCCAGTTCGCCCCGACCGACGCGACCAAGATCTCGATCGATGGCCTCTATTCGCGCTTCAAGGAAACCCGCGAGGAGAAGTGGGGCGAGGTGCTGCTGCGCTCCAACGAGCGGTCGATCAACGTCGTCAATCCGGTCTATGACGATAATGGCAACATGATCTCGGCCACGCTCAACGATGCCTGGGTCCGCACCGAACATTATTTGCGCAAGTCGAGCACCGAATTTTATCAGGTCGGTGGCACCTGGGACCAGGATGTGACGGACAAGTTCCGCTTCACCCTGCTGGGCGGCCTGTCCAAGTCCAACGCCGACATTCCGGTCGAAACCACGGTGGTCTTCGACGATCGCGATGCCCAGGGTTATAGCTATGACTATAGCGACATGAAGCATCCCAAGCTGACCTTCGGCACCAGCGTGACCGATCCGGCCAATTTCCAGCTCGCCGAAATCCGCGACCGTCCGTCCAACACCACCAACCGCTTCAAGACGGCGCAGTTGCGCACCGAATGGGACGCGGCCGAGGGGCTGACCGTGAAGGTCGGTTCGATGTGGCGCCGGTTCGACTTCAAGACCGTCGGCTATCAGCGCGATACCGCGGTCTGCGGCAATGGCGGCAAGGATCTGGTGCTGGGCACCATCACCTGTTCGCCGACCAGCCTGTTTGGCCCGAGCGCCGTCTATGGCTTCCAGGCGACGCCGGAATTGAGCGAACTCTTCACCCTGGGCAAGGCGGGCCAGCCGTCGGGCACCACCACCCAGTGGTTGATCCCCAATCTGGACGCGGCGACCGCCTATACCAAACTCTATGACCGCGCGCTGGCGCTGGACGTCGGCAACAACCGGTCGGTGCGCGAGGAAGTGACCGGCGGCTATTTCCAGTTCGATGCCAAGGGCGACCTGTTCGGCCTCGAATATGCGCTGAACGCGGGCATGCGCTATGCCAAGACCGACCAGCGCTCGACCGGCCTCAATGGCGGCATCCCGGTGACGATCAAGCGCAGCTATGAGGATTGGCTGCCGGCCGCCAACCTGGCCCTGTTCCCGACCGACAAGCTGGTCATTCGCGCGGCGGTGGCCGATGTGATGACCCGCCCGACGCTGGGCAGCCTGACGCCGGGCGGTTCGGCCGACGGCTTCCAGTATCGCGTCAGCTACGGTAACCCCTATCTAAACCCCTATCGCGCGACCGCCTATGACCTGGCTGTCGAATGGTATTTCGCGCCCCAGTCGCTCTTCTCGGTCGCCCTGTTCAAGAAGGATGTGCAGAGCTTCCCGGTCGCCGCGACCATTTCCAACGCGACCTTCGCGGAAACCGGCCTGCCGGCTTCGGTGCTGGTCAGTTCCTCGCCCGCCGCGCTCAATCCCGCGCTGCAGGCCGAACCGATCTGGACCATCGCGACCACGGTCAACGGCACCGGCGCCTCGCTCAAGGGGGCGGAAATCGCGCTGCAACTGCCCTTCACCTTCCTGCCGGGCATCTTCAAGCATTTCGGCATCCTGGCCAACGCGACTTTCATCGACTCCAACGCCACCTATAATGTGTCGGGGCCGGCGGTCGTGCCGGGTGGCGGCCTGGTCAATGTCGCGCGGGAGAATACGTTGTTCGGCGTGTCGAAGCGGGCCTATAACGGCACCCTCTATTATGACGACAACCGCTTCAGCGCGCGCGTCTCGGCCAGCTATCGCGGGCCTTACAGCGACCAGAACAGCGGGACCGGCAACGTTTTCGAAGGCTATAATTCAACCGTCAATGTCGACGCCTCGGTCCGTTACAAGGCAACCGACTGGCTGGAATTCACCCTCGACGGCATCAACCTGACCGATGAATATCGCGGCCGCTACACCGACCTCGATGCCAATCGCAACTATGAGTACAATCATTTCGGCCGCACCTTCCAGTTCGGCGCGCGCGTGAAGATGTAG
- a CDS encoding TonB-dependent receptor: MVRSSFFFSGAAIVALAGSALASPALAGQAPDADMDQARADIIVTGEKSARTLQQTPTSIAVVTPETIEREALITIQDVYNRTANLSETYGSSGFTIRGISNSGVGAGGQADAASVYVDGAPVPKWALYGGPTDLWDVQQVEVLRGPQSTIQGLNALAGGIVITSKDPSLTRWGGDARVLWSEYDDRTFSAAIGGPIIKDELGIRLSAERRNDRGLIYNVTRDEYSDALESLNLRGKIKWTPQAIPGLEAVASYNRVRRDGGYLYEYARTDVPNYFNHRIATGDQPSRGKIDSDLAVFNVSYPLAQGLKLSSVTSWNRSRVHSVIDTDGTPQDIQAIDNRYNYRTLTQEMRLNYDGERLSGLLGAWYYRRTGSIDQNSRVNIDTPTATIAALLRANGATAAQATFLSNAYAAQLPVIPVAYSADQPEKVETMALFGDARFKLTDRLTLIGGFRYDHERNRYAAQTVATFNGTLPNANFLGAAYAPIISLINQGVLGLVDDASSPLASNSRSFNAFLPKAGISMDWTPDLTTAFTVQRAYRSGGSSQNPARALLVAYDPEYSWNYEGSLRSKWLDGRLTLNANAFYMTWKDQQVTAYFGQNAYDYNTVNAAGSHLYGFEVEANATIARGIDLYGSVGHVRTKFTDFVLPAGATSTVDLTDTQFPYAPRWTLSGGINAQFGPGFVANLNANYRSSVFTGVGQDQGQYKVGGRTVVNGKIGYETDHWSLFVFARNILNEDYMQYQYAAIHQAILGEPQTVGVGASVHW; this comes from the coding sequence ATGGTGCGGTCGTCTTTCTTTTTTTCCGGGGCGGCGATCGTCGCACTGGCCGGTTCTGCCCTGGCCAGCCCGGCGCTGGCGGGGCAGGCGCCGGATGCCGATATGGACCAGGCTCGCGCCGACATCATCGTCACCGGCGAAAAGAGCGCCCGCACCCTGCAGCAGACGCCGACCAGCATCGCCGTCGTCACGCCCGAGACGATCGAGCGCGAGGCGCTGATCACCATCCAGGACGTCTATAACCGCACCGCCAACCTGTCCGAAACCTATGGCTCGTCCGGCTTCACCATCCGCGGCATCAGCAACAGCGGCGTCGGCGCGGGCGGGCAAGCAGACGCCGCCAGCGTCTATGTCGATGGCGCGCCGGTGCCCAAATGGGCGCTTTATGGCGGCCCGACCGACCTGTGGGATGTGCAGCAGGTGGAAGTGCTGCGTGGCCCGCAATCGACCATCCAGGGCCTCAACGCGCTGGCCGGCGGCATCGTCATCACCAGCAAGGATCCCTCGCTGACCCGTTGGGGCGGCGACGCGCGCGTGCTGTGGAGCGAATATGATGATCGCACCTTCTCCGCCGCGATCGGCGGACCGATCATCAAGGATGAACTGGGCATCCGCCTGTCGGCCGAGCGCCGCAACGATCGCGGCCTCATCTACAATGTCACCCGCGACGAATATAGCGATGCGCTGGAATCGCTCAATCTGCGCGGCAAGATCAAGTGGACGCCCCAGGCCATTCCGGGATTGGAGGCAGTCGCCAGCTATAATCGCGTGCGGCGAGACGGCGGCTATCTCTACGAATATGCCCGCACCGACGTGCCCAATTATTTCAATCACCGTATCGCCACCGGCGATCAGCCCAGCCGGGGCAAGATCGACAGCGACCTTGCCGTCTTCAACGTCAGCTATCCGCTGGCCCAGGGGCTGAAACTGTCGAGCGTCACCTCCTGGAACCGCTCGCGCGTCCATTCGGTGATCGATACCGACGGCACGCCGCAGGATATCCAGGCGATCGACAATCGCTATAATTACCGTACCCTGACCCAGGAAATGCGCCTCAACTATGATGGCGAACGGCTGAGCGGCCTGCTGGGCGCCTGGTATTATCGCCGCACCGGCAGCATCGACCAGAATAGCCGGGTGAACATCGATACGCCGACCGCCACCATCGCCGCCCTGCTGCGCGCCAATGGCGCGACCGCAGCGCAGGCGACCTTCCTCAGCAATGCCTATGCGGCACAACTGCCGGTCATCCCGGTCGCCTATTCCGCCGACCAGCCTGAAAAGGTGGAGACGATGGCGCTGTTCGGCGACGCTCGTTTCAAGCTGACCGACCGGCTGACCCTGATCGGCGGCTTCCGCTACGATCATGAGCGCAACCGCTATGCTGCGCAAACCGTGGCGACCTTCAACGGCACGCTGCCCAATGCCAATTTCCTCGGCGCGGCCTATGCCCCGATCATTTCGCTGATCAACCAGGGCGTTCTGGGGCTGGTCGACGATGCCTCCTCGCCGCTGGCGTCCAACAGCCGCAGCTTCAACGCCTTCCTGCCCAAGGCCGGGATCAGCATGGACTGGACGCCGGACCTCACCACCGCCTTCACCGTCCAGCGCGCCTATCGCTCGGGCGGCTCCAGCCAGAACCCGGCCCGCGCCCTGCTGGTCGCCTATGATCCGGAATATAGCTGGAATTATGAAGGCTCGCTGCGCTCCAAATGGCTCGACGGGCGCCTGACGCTCAATGCCAATGCCTTCTACATGACGTGGAAGGACCAGCAGGTCACCGCCTATTTCGGACAGAATGCCTATGATTACAACACGGTGAACGCGGCCGGATCGCATCTTTACGGGTTCGAGGTGGAAGCGAATGCCACGATCGCGCGGGGCATCGATCTCTATGGCTCGGTCGGCCATGTCCGCACCAAATTCACCGATTTCGTCCTGCCCGCAGGGGCGACCAGCACGGTTGACCTCACCGACACCCAATTCCCCTATGCGCCGCGCTGGACCCTGTCGGGCGGCATCAATGCGCAGTTCGGGCCGGGCTTCGTCGCCAATCTCAACGCCAATTACCGTTCGTCGGTCTTCACCGGCGTCGGTCAGGATCAGGGCCAGTACAAGGTCGGCGGCCGCACGGTCGTGAATGGCAAGATCGGTTATGAAACCGATCATTGGTCGCTGTTCGTCTTCGCCCGCAACATCCTCAACGAGGATTATATGCAGTACCAATATGCCGCGATTCATCAGGCGATCCTGGGCGAACCCCAGACCGTCGGCGTCGGCGCGAGCGTCCATTGGTGA